The Catenuloplanes niger genome includes a window with the following:
- a CDS encoding helix-turn-helix domain-containing protein — MTTPPGESPAVARRRLRLALRRAREEMGYTQHQVAEEMEWSISKVMRIESGEVTVSVNDTRSLLTYLGVTDRDEVARLVQSARDARKREWWDEPRYREHVPPALRRLIQFETEAREIHYFYPMIIPGPLQVEDYARAILRSHFGTSDNAVGEVRLEARQRRRQAFLGRRDDPTVRLLLDESVLYRTLGDFNLLSKQLFDLHSLAAQSRIRVRIIPFTADIAFPLLGTFEIYGLSKSDNDSTDGIDDAVMYRESDQLDELVEDQAAVSRHLSVFEDMWTGALDEARSTQMILESAQHAASKASKTATSG; from the coding sequence ATGACCACGCCTCCGGGCGAATCGCCGGCCGTCGCGCGGCGCCGGCTGAGGCTCGCCCTTCGGCGAGCCCGCGAGGAGATGGGTTACACCCAGCATCAGGTCGCGGAGGAGATGGAGTGGTCCATCTCCAAGGTGATGCGCATCGAGAGCGGTGAGGTCACCGTCTCGGTCAACGACACGCGCTCCCTCCTGACATACCTCGGCGTGACCGACCGGGACGAGGTTGCCCGCCTGGTCCAGTCCGCACGGGACGCTCGGAAGCGCGAGTGGTGGGACGAGCCGCGCTATCGCGAGCACGTGCCGCCGGCGCTGCGCCGTCTCATCCAGTTCGAGACCGAGGCGCGCGAGATCCACTACTTCTACCCGATGATCATCCCGGGTCCGCTCCAGGTGGAGGACTACGCCCGCGCGATCCTCCGGTCCCACTTCGGCACGTCGGACAACGCCGTCGGCGAGGTGCGCCTCGAGGCTCGGCAGCGCCGGCGGCAGGCGTTCCTCGGCCGCCGCGACGACCCGACGGTGCGGCTCCTGCTGGACGAGTCCGTGCTCTACCGGACGCTCGGCGACTTCAACCTGCTCTCGAAGCAGCTCTTCGACCTGCACTCGCTCGCCGCGCAGAGCCGCATCCGGGTGCGGATCATCCCGTTCACCGCGGACATCGCGTTCCCCCTCCTCGGCACCTTCGAGATTTACGGACTGTCCAAGTCCGACAACGACTCCACGGACGGCATCGACGATGCCGTGATGTACCGGGAGAGTGACCAGCTCGATGAACTGGTCGAAGACCAAGCAGCTGTCAGCAGACACCTATCGGTGTTCGAGGACATGTGGACCGGTGCACTCGACGAGGCCCGGTCCACACAAATGATCTTGGAATCGGCGCAACATGCCGCGTCCAAGGCGAGCAAAACCGCGACTTCGGGGTGA
- a CDS encoding DUF2000 domain-containing protein: MSTVRFDTKIAVLLRDDLLTWQRLNVTAFLVSGLAGTRPHLLGEPYADADGTAYLPMFGQPVLVFAGDAALLTAAHERALSRDVPMTIFTEELFRTGHDEANREAVAAVKRDDLNLVGIGLHAPKNAVDKILKGASLHR; this comes from the coding sequence ATGAGTACGGTCCGATTCGACACCAAGATTGCCGTCCTGCTCCGCGACGACCTGCTGACCTGGCAGCGGCTGAACGTCACCGCGTTCCTGGTCAGCGGCCTCGCCGGGACCCGGCCGCACCTGCTGGGCGAGCCCTACGCGGACGCGGACGGCACTGCCTACCTGCCGATGTTCGGCCAGCCGGTGCTGGTCTTCGCGGGCGACGCCGCGCTGCTCACCGCCGCGCACGAGCGGGCGCTGTCCCGCGACGTGCCGATGACGATCTTTACGGAGGAGCTGTTCCGCACCGGCCACGACGAGGCGAACCGGGAGGCGGTGGCCGCGGTCAAGCGCGACGACCTGAACCTGGTCGGGATCGGCCTGCACGCGCCGAAGAACGCGGTCGACAAGATCCTCAAGGGTGCGTCACTGCATCGGTAG
- the focA gene encoding formate transporter FocA, with amino-acid sequence MSTTLSPARMARAAEDAAVAKATGRPLKTFMLGLTGGGYIALGFVFHTTSQVGAADAGWPGAAKVLGGVVFATGLVLVVLTGAELFTSSTLTLVARASGRITWFHLLRNWTVGYLANAAGAATVVALVHLGGVWHQANGAWGEVVLTGALTKVRHTPVEAFALGVLCNLLVCVAVWAAYSGRTTTDRVVAVTMPVALFVSAGFEHSVANMFLIPLALLIKSGAGAEFWSATGLTEAACSDLTWPNFLLHNLLPVTAGNIVGGGLMIGVFYWTIFHRLGH; translated from the coding sequence ATGTCCACCACCCTCAGCCCGGCGCGGATGGCCCGGGCGGCCGAGGACGCCGCGGTCGCCAAGGCCACCGGACGGCCGCTGAAGACGTTCATGCTCGGCCTCACCGGCGGCGGATACATCGCGCTGGGCTTCGTCTTCCACACCACCAGCCAGGTCGGCGCGGCGGACGCCGGATGGCCGGGCGCGGCGAAGGTGCTGGGCGGCGTCGTGTTCGCCACCGGCCTGGTGCTGGTCGTGCTGACCGGCGCGGAACTGTTCACGTCCTCGACGCTGACGCTCGTCGCGCGCGCCAGCGGCCGCATCACGTGGTTCCACCTGCTGCGCAACTGGACGGTCGGCTACCTGGCGAACGCGGCCGGCGCCGCCACCGTGGTCGCGCTCGTCCACCTCGGCGGCGTCTGGCACCAGGCGAACGGCGCCTGGGGCGAGGTGGTCCTGACCGGCGCGCTGACGAAGGTCCGGCACACCCCGGTCGAGGCGTTCGCGCTCGGCGTCCTGTGCAACCTGCTGGTCTGCGTGGCCGTCTGGGCCGCCTACTCCGGCCGCACCACCACCGACCGGGTCGTGGCCGTCACCATGCCGGTCGCGCTCTTCGTCTCGGCCGGCTTCGAGCACTCGGTGGCGAACATGTTCCTGATCCCGCTGGCCCTGCTGATCAAGTCCGGCGCCGGCGCCGAGTTCTGGTCCGCGACCGGCCTCACCGAGGCCGCCTGCTCGGACCTGACCTGGCCGAACTTCCTCCTGCACAACCTGCTCCCGGTCACCGCCGGCAACATCGTCGGCGGCGGCCTGATGATCGGCGTCTTCTACTGGACGATCTTCCACCGCCTCGGCCACTGA
- a CDS encoding molybdopterin molybdotransferase MoeA, producing the protein MPTSPGTDAHADPHVAAPRVAAGMAWHRAHHLAGTLPHPLAAERVPLDRAHGRTLAEPATSAALLPGTDTAAMDGYAISGRAPWRVIGRILAGQPATVTLTAGTAVEIATGAPVPAGADAVIPVERCHVDGDTVSPSETGPARTHIRYAGEDLRPGRLLAPAGTRVTAALTGLAAHAGLDELVVRRSPRVWLTATGDEIIGAGVPAAGQVRDALTPLLTALLTGTGATPAGAAHVPDRAELLAAALAGPDWDVMAVTGSSSVGRADHLHRVLTRAGARWHVDGVACRPGHPQALAELPGGRWVVGLPGNPYAALVGAVTLLRPLLDAVQGRAPREPLRLPVTGKVEPYDDGTRLVPVHVTGGRATVVPGSRPASLLSAATADALAVIPSGWAQGDAAELLPMQ; encoded by the coding sequence GTGCCGACGTCACCGGGGACCGATGCCCACGCCGACCCGCACGTCGCGGCGCCGCGGGTGGCCGCGGGCATGGCCTGGCACCGTGCCCACCACCTGGCCGGCACGCTGCCGCATCCGCTGGCCGCGGAGCGGGTGCCGCTGGACCGGGCGCACGGCCGGACGCTCGCCGAGCCGGCCACCTCGGCCGCGCTGCTGCCCGGCACGGACACCGCGGCGATGGACGGGTACGCGATCTCCGGCCGGGCGCCGTGGCGGGTGATCGGCCGGATCCTGGCCGGGCAGCCCGCGACCGTGACGCTCACCGCCGGCACGGCCGTGGAGATCGCCACCGGCGCGCCGGTCCCGGCCGGCGCGGACGCGGTCATCCCGGTCGAGCGGTGCCACGTCGACGGCGACACGGTCAGCCCGTCGGAGACCGGCCCGGCCCGCACCCACATCCGCTACGCCGGCGAGGACCTGCGGCCCGGCCGGTTGCTCGCGCCGGCCGGCACCCGGGTCACCGCCGCGCTGACCGGCCTGGCCGCGCACGCCGGCCTGGACGAGCTGGTGGTGCGGCGAAGCCCGCGGGTGTGGCTGACCGCGACCGGCGACGAGATCATCGGTGCCGGCGTGCCGGCGGCCGGCCAGGTCCGGGACGCGCTGACGCCGCTGCTCACCGCGCTGCTCACCGGCACCGGCGCCACGCCGGCCGGGGCCGCGCACGTGCCGGACCGGGCCGAGCTGCTGGCCGCCGCGCTCGCCGGCCCGGACTGGGACGTGATGGCCGTGACCGGCTCGTCGTCGGTCGGCCGCGCGGATCACCTGCACCGCGTGCTCACCCGGGCCGGTGCGCGCTGGCACGTGGACGGCGTCGCCTGCCGGCCCGGTCATCCGCAGGCGCTGGCGGAGCTGCCCGGCGGCCGGTGGGTGGTGGGCCTGCCCGGCAACCCGTACGCCGCGCTGGTCGGCGCCGTGACGCTGCTGCGTCCGCTGCTGGACGCGGTGCAGGGCCGGGCGCCGCGCGAGCCGCTGCGCCTGCCGGTGACCGGGAAGGTCGAGCCGTACGACGACGGCACCCGGCTCGTCCCGGTGCACGTGACCGGCGGGCGGGCCACCGTGGTGCCGGGCTCCCGGCCGGCCAGCCTGCTCTCCGCCGCGACCGCGGACGCGCTGGCCGTGATCCCGTCCGGCTGGGCGCAGGGCGACGCCGCCGAGCTGCTACCGATGCAGTGA
- a CDS encoding helix-turn-helix transcriptional regulator codes for MRELVTAWRPAVAGVREVFHARFVAHAYPAHTHDAWTLLIVDDGAITYDLEQAHHGTVGGTVTLLPPHVPHDGRAATTRGFRKRVLYLDPDVLGADLIGAAVDRPGLTDPPLRQAVHRLHTALAGPGDALEAESRLTLIRDRLRTHLLPHVPAGPPPPRGLADDLRALLDRDTAAGLTLRDAAAELHAHPSHLVRAFTRAFGLPPHRYLTGRRVDAARRMLLAGMPPAEVATAAGFHDQPHLNRHFTKVLGVTPGRFAARSKPGAGTR; via the coding sequence ATGCGTGAGCTGGTCACGGCCTGGCGGCCGGCGGTCGCGGGCGTGCGGGAGGTGTTCCACGCCCGGTTCGTCGCGCACGCGTACCCCGCGCACACGCACGACGCCTGGACGCTGCTGATCGTCGACGACGGCGCGATCACGTACGACCTGGAGCAGGCCCACCACGGCACGGTCGGCGGGACGGTCACGCTGCTGCCGCCGCACGTGCCGCACGACGGCCGGGCCGCCACCACGCGCGGTTTCCGCAAACGGGTGCTCTACCTGGACCCGGACGTGCTCGGCGCGGACCTGATCGGCGCGGCCGTGGACCGGCCCGGCCTGACCGACCCGCCGCTCCGGCAGGCCGTGCACCGGCTGCACACCGCGCTGGCCGGTCCGGGCGACGCGCTGGAGGCGGAGAGCCGGCTGACGCTGATCCGCGACCGGCTCCGCACCCACCTGTTGCCGCACGTGCCCGCCGGGCCGCCACCGCCGAGGGGCCTGGCCGACGATCTGCGGGCGCTGCTGGACCGGGACACCGCGGCCGGCCTGACGCTGCGCGACGCGGCCGCGGAGCTGCATGCCCACCCGAGTCACCTGGTCCGCGCGTTCACCCGCGCGTTCGGGCTGCCGCCGCACCGTTACCTCACCGGCCGCCGGGTGGACGCGGCCCGCCGGATGCTGCTGGCCGGGATGCCGCCCGCCGAGGTCGCGACCGCGGCCGGTTTCCACGACCAGCCGCACCTGAACCGCCACTTCACGAAGGTTCTGGGCGTCACGCCCGGCCGCTTCGCGGCACGATCGAAACCCGGCGCCGGTACACGGTGA
- a CDS encoding DUF397 domain-containing protein encodes MPAGWRKSTYCGSGACVEVATDSAHRYMRDAKKIDSPILAFSNAAWGSFIADVKNGEISTK; translated from the coding sequence ATGCCCGCCGGATGGCGCAAGAGCACCTACTGCGGCAGCGGGGCATGTGTCGAGGTTGCGACTGATAGCGCACACCGATACATGAGGGACGCAAAGAAGATCGACAGCCCGATCCTGGCCTTTTCGAACGCGGCCTGGGGCTCCTTCATCGCCGACGTCAAGAACGGCGAGATCAGCACTAAGTGA
- a CDS encoding DUF397 domain-containing protein, whose translation MQTDLRLRWRKRCGTGACVEVATTPSAAYVRDSKEPQGDRLAVSGSAWSAFLSAVAEGGIPTDRH comes from the coding sequence ATGCAAACCGATCTGCGACTCCGGTGGCGCAAGCGATGCGGCACCGGGGCGTGCGTGGAGGTGGCGACGACGCCATCCGCCGCGTACGTGCGCGACTCCAAGGAACCACAGGGCGACCGACTTGCCGTGTCGGGGTCCGCCTGGAGCGCGTTCCTCAGCGCCGTCGCCGAGGGCGGCATTCCGACCGACCGTCACTAG
- a CDS encoding tripartite tricarboxylate transporter permease yields MELFGDLALGFSTALLIENVLYCFLGVLLGTAVGVLPGIGPTATVAMLLPITFNFAPVTALIMLAGIYYGAQYGGSTTAILINLPGESSAAVTALDGHEMARRGRAGPALAAAAIGSFVAGTVATVVLAVAAPPLAAVALRFGPAEYFALVLFGLIVSIALARGSALKALAMIALGVLLGTVGQDIYTGTPRFVLDRRELYGGIDFVSVAVGMFGIAEILRNLETERGRPALLGGVTHLWPTAADRRRILGPIARGTGLGAALGVLPGGGHVLASFTSYAVEKRVSKRPQDFGHGAIEGVAGPESANNAAAQTSFIPLLTLGLPAHPVMALMVGAFIVHGITPGPDVINDEPELFWGLIASMWIGNLLLLLLNLPLIGIWVRLLRVPYRVLFPMIVLFALIGTYSLSFNAFDVYAIAFFGLLGYLLISCGCEPAPLLLGFVLGPLLEENLRRALIISRGDPLVFVTRPISAALLALAAAALILTVLPAIRRRRERVFAEED; encoded by the coding sequence GTGGAGCTCTTCGGCGATCTCGCGCTCGGCTTCTCGACCGCGCTGCTGATCGAGAACGTCCTCTACTGCTTCCTGGGCGTGCTGCTCGGCACCGCGGTCGGCGTGCTGCCCGGCATCGGCCCGACCGCGACCGTGGCGATGCTGTTGCCGATCACGTTCAACTTCGCACCGGTCACCGCACTGATCATGCTGGCCGGCATCTACTACGGCGCGCAGTACGGCGGCTCGACGACCGCCATCCTGATCAACCTGCCCGGCGAGTCGTCCGCCGCGGTCACCGCGCTCGACGGTCACGAGATGGCCCGCCGGGGACGGGCCGGTCCGGCGCTGGCCGCGGCCGCGATCGGCTCGTTCGTCGCGGGGACGGTCGCCACGGTGGTGCTGGCCGTCGCCGCGCCGCCGCTGGCCGCGGTCGCGCTGCGGTTCGGCCCGGCGGAGTACTTCGCGCTGGTGCTGTTCGGCCTGATCGTGTCGATCGCGCTGGCCCGCGGCTCCGCGCTCAAGGCGCTCGCGATGATCGCGCTCGGCGTCCTGCTCGGCACGGTCGGGCAGGACATCTACACCGGTACGCCGCGGTTCGTGCTCGACCGGCGCGAGCTGTACGGCGGTATCGACTTCGTGTCCGTGGCGGTCGGCATGTTCGGCATCGCCGAGATCCTGCGCAACCTGGAGACCGAGCGCGGCCGGCCGGCGCTGCTCGGCGGCGTGACCCACCTCTGGCCGACCGCGGCGGACCGGCGCCGGATCCTCGGCCCGATCGCGCGCGGCACCGGGCTCGGCGCCGCGCTCGGCGTGCTGCCGGGCGGTGGCCACGTGCTCGCCTCGTTCACGTCGTACGCGGTCGAGAAGCGGGTCTCGAAACGCCCGCAGGACTTCGGCCACGGCGCGATCGAGGGCGTCGCCGGACCGGAGTCGGCCAACAACGCGGCCGCGCAGACCTCGTTCATCCCGCTGCTCACGCTCGGGCTGCCGGCGCACCCGGTGATGGCGCTGATGGTCGGCGCGTTCATCGTGCACGGCATCACGCCCGGCCCCGACGTGATCAACGACGAGCCGGAGCTGTTCTGGGGTCTGATCGCGTCGATGTGGATCGGCAACCTGCTGCTGCTCCTGCTCAACCTGCCGCTGATCGGCATCTGGGTGCGCCTGCTGCGCGTCCCCTACCGGGTGCTGTTCCCGATGATCGTGCTGTTCGCCCTGATCGGGACGTACTCGCTGAGCTTCAACGCGTTCGACGTGTACGCGATCGCGTTCTTCGGCCTGCTCGGCTACCTGCTGATCTCGTGCGGCTGCGAGCCGGCCCCGCTGCTGCTCGGGTTCGTCCTCGGCCCGCTGCTGGAGGAGAACCTGCGCCGCGCCCTGATCATCTCGCGCGGCGACCCGCTGGTGTTCGTCACCCGGCCCATCTCCGCCGCCCTCCTGGCCCTGGCCGCGGCCGCCCTGATCCTCACCGTGCTGCCCGCGATCCGCCGGCGCCGCGAGCGGGTCTTCGCCGAGGAGGACTGA
- a CDS encoding serine hydrolase domain-containing protein, protein MSKPWRNRGLWSRTGAALVATVLAGTAALAHTGVATAAPKNQLAAEIQPFLDAVTESGVPGSYVQVRRDGKTFTGASGVAFTETGAPARPDSRHRIGSVTKTFVSTTVLQLVGERRLSLDTSVDRLLPRFGLDPDITVRQLLNHTSGIGNYTSALNSFEVVEEWQTRTFTPDELVRLGQSFPDTGAPGERLSYSNTNYVLAGLIIEKVTGNDVEKEINRRIIRPLGLRDTYFPGRDPHIRGPHAGAYVALPDEQTGEITLRDFSVYNMTWAWTAGELISTTTDLNDFYRALITGRLLKPAQQKALLETVPWFPEQPDVLRYGLGIYALQLPCGTFWGHDGGVVGQVTQVLTSLDGRTQFAFGMNFGLNFYPDPAMQAAFNNLIVAGVCGPQDGTGADQLRTAGGTDVPLLPGAVRLDG, encoded by the coding sequence ATGTCGAAACCATGGCGTAACAGAGGACTGTGGAGCCGGACCGGGGCGGCGCTCGTGGCCACCGTGCTGGCCGGCACCGCGGCGCTGGCCCACACGGGGGTGGCGACCGCAGCACCGAAGAACCAGCTCGCGGCCGAGATCCAGCCTTTCCTGGACGCGGTCACCGAGTCCGGCGTGCCGGGCTCGTACGTGCAGGTGCGGCGGGACGGCAAGACGTTCACCGGGGCGTCCGGCGTGGCGTTCACGGAGACCGGCGCGCCGGCCCGGCCGGACTCGCGGCACCGGATCGGCAGCGTCACCAAGACGTTCGTCTCCACCACCGTGCTGCAGCTGGTGGGGGAGCGCCGGCTGTCGCTGGACACCAGCGTGGACAGGCTGCTGCCGCGCTTCGGTCTGGACCCGGACATCACGGTGCGCCAGCTGCTCAACCACACCAGCGGCATCGGCAACTACACGTCCGCGCTGAACTCGTTCGAGGTGGTCGAGGAGTGGCAGACGCGGACGTTCACGCCGGACGAACTGGTCCGGCTCGGGCAGTCGTTCCCGGACACGGGGGCGCCGGGCGAGCGGCTCTCCTACTCGAACACGAACTACGTCCTGGCGGGGCTGATCATCGAGAAGGTGACCGGTAACGACGTGGAGAAGGAGATCAACCGGCGGATCATCCGGCCGCTGGGGCTGCGCGACACGTACTTCCCCGGGCGTGACCCGCACATCCGCGGGCCGCACGCGGGCGCGTACGTGGCCCTGCCGGACGAGCAGACCGGCGAGATCACGCTGCGGGACTTCAGCGTCTACAACATGACCTGGGCGTGGACGGCCGGCGAGCTGATCTCCACCACGACCGACCTGAACGACTTCTACCGCGCGCTGATCACCGGCCGGCTGCTCAAGCCGGCGCAGCAGAAGGCGCTGCTGGAGACCGTGCCGTGGTTCCCGGAGCAGCCGGACGTGCTGCGCTACGGGCTCGGCATCTACGCGCTGCAGCTGCCGTGCGGCACGTTCTGGGGGCACGACGGCGGCGTGGTCGGCCAGGTCACCCAGGTGCTCACCTCGCTCGACGGGCGCACCCAGTTCGCCTTCGGGATGAACTTCGGCCTCAACTTCTACCCGGACCCGGCGATGCAGGCCGCGTTCAACAACCTGATCGTCGCGGGTGTGTGCGGGCCGCAGGACGGCACCGGCGCCGATCAGCTCCGGACCGCCGGCGGCACGGACGTCCCGCTCCTGCCGGGCGCCGTGCGGCTCGACGGCTAG